A window of the Acipenser ruthenus chromosome 30, fAciRut3.2 maternal haplotype, whole genome shotgun sequence genome harbors these coding sequences:
- the LOC117396877 gene encoding small integral membrane protein 29-like isoform X2, producing the protein MRRLQPEISNFTISLRQPADRTLSLSPSGPPSTAGVTALRALPIPTITTIMSRNSTTPPDVTGDAAAGYILVPFLLITIVGIAAAGVMYVQKKRRVDRLRHQLLPVYTYDSSEELGEAEQELLLREEDTKVLQGWGKAYQHRRSLLLKDVHA; encoded by the exons ATGAGGCGACTGCAACCAGAGATAAGCAACTTTACTATCAGCCTGAGACAGCCAGCGGATCGGACCCTCTCCCTTTCCCCTTCAGGCCCCCCCAGTACAGCAGGGGTGACGGCACTGAGAGCATTACCAATTCCAACGATAACCACCATAATGAGTAGGAACAGCACCACGCCTCCTGACGTCACTGGAGACGCAGCTGCTGGCTACATCTTGGTACCGTTCTTGCTCATCACTATCGTTGGGATAGCTGCTGCCGGG GTGATGTACGTACAGAAGAAAAGAAG GGTAGACAGGTTACGACACCAGCTGCTGCCCGTGTACACCTACGACTCTTCGGAGGAGCTAGGCGAGGCGGAGCAAGAGCTGCTGTTGAGGGAAGAAGACACAAAG GTGTTACAGGGCTGGGGAAAGGCTTATCAACACCGGCGGTCCCTCCTGCTGAAGGACGTTCATGCGTGA
- the LOC117396877 gene encoding uncharacterized protein C3orf18 homolog isoform X1 has translation MRRLQPEISNFTISLRQPADRTLSLSPSGPPSTAGVTALRALPIPTITTIMSRNSTTPPDVTGDAAAGYILVPFLLITIVGIAAAGVMYVQKKRRVDRLRHQLLPVYTYDSSEELGEAEQELLLREEDTKVLQAVILYYSVLGGQCMSIIRKAAGWLMARQAILKASGKCKCDRLI, from the exons ATGAGGCGACTGCAACCAGAGATAAGCAACTTTACTATCAGCCTGAGACAGCCAGCGGATCGGACCCTCTCCCTTTCCCCTTCAGGCCCCCCCAGTACAGCAGGGGTGACGGCACTGAGAGCATTACCAATTCCAACGATAACCACCATAATGAGTAGGAACAGCACCACGCCTCCTGACGTCACTGGAGACGCAGCTGCTGGCTACATCTTGGTACCGTTCTTGCTCATCACTATCGTTGGGATAGCTGCTGCCGGG GTGATGTACGTACAGAAGAAAAGAAG GGTAGACAGGTTACGACACCAGCTGCTGCCCGTGTACACCTACGACTCTTCGGAGGAGCTAGGCGAGGCGGAGCAAGAGCTGCTGTTGAGGGAAGAAGACACAAAG GTTCTGCAGGCTGTGATATTATATTACAGTGTCCTTGGGGGTCAATGTATGTCTATTATaaggaaagcagctggttggttaatggcaCGACAGGCGATATTAAAAGCTTCTGGGAAATGCAAGTGTGACAGACTTATCTGA